The sequence CCGGCCAGACGGAAGCCAGCGCCTGCTCGACGACAAACAGCGCAACCAGCACGATCACGGGCAGAGCGAGGCGGAAACCGAGCTTCTCGCGCTCCATCGTTTTCAGGTGCCCTTCAAGGGCCTGCGTGTCTTCGCATTTACGGATCGCGGGGTAAATCATCGTCAGCGCGTAAACGACCGCCAGAGGCATCGTGCAGATCAGCAACGGCAGCGCGAACCCCACGTAAGGGATATCGACGCCCGCGCAAATGATCATCGCGGGAATGCTGATCGGCGGCGCGATCATTCCCAGCAGGGCGGCCATGGAGATGATCGCTCCCGTCTTGACCTTGTCAACTCCCAGCGCCATCAGCACCGGCGCGACCAACGCCCCCGTGGTTAGCACGGAAGCCGTGGACGAGCCGGTGATCATGCCGGGGACCATGACAATCAGCATCAGGCCGATACTGAGCAGCGCCGGGAAACGGCGGAACCTGCAAATCAGCCATGCCGACAGCGCGTCAAGCAGTCCGATCCTGAGGATGACCTTCATGAAGATCATGGCCGTGGCGATCACAAGGATCGTGTTCAGATAGCCGAACTGGCCTTCCACAAAATGACGGAGCGGGAACCCCTCGCCGCCGGCCAGCGCGCCCACGATCGCGGCTGAAGCCATGGCCACGGCGATAGGCAGCTTCCAGCAAAAAGCGCCAAAAGCGAAAACTGCGATCATAAGGAAGGTATAAAAACCTTCCGGCCAGAACCACTCCATGGGCGCGCCTTACTGAGCCACGTTCCAGTCGGCGAGGAACTTGCCCAGCGGTTCCTTTGTCCCCTTCACGTTGGGAGCGGTCTGGATGACGATCTTCCTTTCGTCGGCGTACTTGTCGAACACCCCGTCGGAGTTGCCGCCGTCGACGACGATCATGCCGTCGGCGTAAGGAGCCGCCGCGTTGATGAACAGGTCGGACAGAGTGCCGCGGCGTCCCTCGCCGCCCACGTGCATGATCAGGACCTTCACGCCCTTCTTTGCGGCCGCGTCGAGCAGGGCCTTCGCACGCGCCACTTCTTCTTCCTTGTCGATGCCCGCCGCGCCAAGCCCCTTGGAACTCCCGCCGACGACGGCGACCAGAACCTTTTGGTTCTGCAGCGCTTCGGGCCTCATCAGCGCATCATAATCGGGAACCACCTTCAGGGCGCGCATAACCACTTTCACCATCATCGCATCGGGCCCCTGGCCGATCGAGGTCAGGGCCACGTCGGCGGCGCAAGCGGCCGTCGCCAGGGTAAACACGGCGATCATCGCGGAAAAAACTCTTCTCATCTTCACAAAAACCAGCCTCCTCTGATTTGGCCGTCGGGAACGGCCGCGCTCGACAATCGTTGCGGCGGCGCGTTTGGGCGCCACCAGGAATGCCCCCTGCGCCGTCGAGAGCGCGGAGGGCATTTTTGCCCTCTGTCTAAAGCGGCTGAGCGGCCGCGACGGTGTTGATCGCGCGCGGCTCCTTCAGGCCGAAGCGCCGCGCCGCTTCGGCGTACTGTGCCGCGTCTCCGGACGTGTTCAGCTCCAGGCTGCCGGAGCCGGCGTCGTTGAGCAGCCCCTGCGATTCGAGAAAACGCTTCACCGCCAGCGCCTGCTCATGAGCGGGGTCGATCAGCGTCAGCTGCGGATAAAGACGGTTCAGATACCCGGAAACCAACGGATAGTGAGTGCAGCCCAGGATCAGGTGCCGGATCGGCGCTTGTGCCAACAGCGGTTCCACCGCCGCGCGCAGCTCGGGATCGATCGATTCGGGACGAAGGTCGCCGCCGTCGATCAGGCGCGCCAGATTGGGACAGCCTTGGGCGTAGACCTTCATTTCCGGCCGGACGGCGTTGATGAGGCGATGGTACGCCCCCGACCGCGCCGTGAAGACGGTCCCGATCACGCCGACGCAATCGGCGTCCAGCGTCGCCACGGAAGCGGCGCCCGCTTCGATGACGCTGAAAATCTTGAACGGATAATCGTCGCGGTACCGGTCGATCAGCGAAGAAATCGTGTTGCAGGCCACGGCCGCCGCCTTGACGCCGCGCCGCTCCAAAAACGCGAGGATCTGGCGCGTCAGATGCAGGATCTCCTCGCCCGATCTGTTGCCGTAAGGCATGTTGGCGCTGTCGCCGTAATAGAGCACATCTTCTCCCGGCAGGACTTTTTGTATTTCCTTGACGACGGAAAAGCCCCCCACTCCGGAATCGAAAACGCCCACGGGACTCAGCTTATCCATAGGACTCCCCTCTTTATCTGAATTTTGGACCTTGCCTGACAGTATTCTAGCACAAAAAAACGGCCGGACATGCGCGTCCGGCCGAACGTTTTTCGTTAAATGCATTGCAATGGATCCCCGCCGTTAAAATCCCGGCGTCCGGCCGCCGCAAGCCGTTTTACCGCAGCAGCTCCCCCAGTTCCGCCGTTTTGCGCTCGAACACGGCCAGCGCCCGCTCCACCGGCTCGGACGTGCTCATATCGATGCCGGCGTCGCGCAGCAGGCTGATCGGGTCTTTCGAGCAGCCGCCCCGCAGCAGATTCAGATAGGCGTCGCGCTCGGCGCGCCCGCCGGCGAGGATGCGGTCGACCAGCGCCAGCGCCGCCGCAAGGCTGGTGGCGTACTGATAAACGTAAAAGGCATTGTAAAAGTGCGGGATGCGCGACCACTCCGCGGCCAGATCGGGATTGGCGCCGACTTCTTCGCCATAGTAGCGCGTGTACAGCTTGCTCCACATACGGTTCAGCAGCTCCGGCGTCAGAGGTTCGCCCTTTTCGGCCAGAGCATGCGCGTCGCGTTCGAACTCGGCGAACAGCGTCTGGCGGTAGATGGTCAGGCGGATCAGCTCGAGCTGCTGGCTTAGCAGAAAGATCTTCTCCTCGCGGTCGCGCGTGTTCCCGAGCAAATGCTCCGCCAGCAGCGTCTCGTTGACCGTGCTGGCCACCTCGGCGACGAACAGCGTGTAGCCGGCGTAGACCTGCGGCTGGGCGGCGTTGGACATCCACGTGTGGATGGAGTGCCCGCCCTCGTGGGCCAGCGTCGAGACGTCGCTGAACGTGCCGCCGTAGTTGAGCAGCATGTAGGGATGCACGCCCCAGCAGCCCCACGAATAGGCGCCGCTGCGCTTGCCGCGGTTCTCGTACACGTCGATCCAGCGCTCGCTGAAAGCGCGCCGCATGGCCCG is a genomic window of Pyramidobacter piscolens W5455 containing:
- a CDS encoding TRAP transporter large permease subunit; translated protein: MEWFWPEGFYTFLMIAVFAFGAFCWKLPIAVAMASAAIVGALAGGEGFPLRHFVEGQFGYLNTILVIATAMIFMKVILRIGLLDALSAWLICRFRRFPALLSIGLMLIVMVPGMITGSSTASVLTTGALVAPVLMALGVDKVKTGAIISMAALLGMIAPPISIPAMIICAGVDIPYVGFALPLLICTMPLAVVYALTMIYPAIRKCEDTQALEGHLKTMEREKLGFRLALPVIVLVALFVVEQALASVWPGLGMPLIFLVSAAAGFFAGVKWNFVDTVTEAIDDCLPVLGILMGVGMFIQIMTLVGVQGFIVVSTLSLPSWTLYLGIALIIPLFGAVSSFGASSVLGVPCLLAMLSKDSVVVAAALSLVAALGDLMPPTALAGIFAAQVVDEENYFRILKKCLWPSFILDVWGILIIICSNDIAALLK
- a CDS encoding DUF6305 family protein, whose amino-acid sequence is MRRVFSAMIAVFTLATAACAADVALTSIGQGPDAMMVKVVMRALKVVPDYDALMRPEALQNQKVLVAVVGGSSKGLGAAGIDKEEEVARAKALLDAAAKKGVKVLIMHVGGEGRRGTLSDLFINAAAPYADGMIVVDGGNSDGVFDKYADERKIVIQTAPNVKGTKEPLGKFLADWNVAQ
- the murI gene encoding glutamate racemase: MDKLSPVGVFDSGVGGFSVVKEIQKVLPGEDVLYYGDSANMPYGNRSGEEILHLTRQILAFLERRGVKAAAVACNTISSLIDRYRDDYPFKIFSVIEAGAASVATLDADCVGVIGTVFTARSGAYHRLINAVRPEMKVYAQGCPNLARLIDGGDLRPESIDPELRAAVEPLLAQAPIRHLILGCTHYPLVSGYLNRLYPQLTLIDPAHEQALAVKRFLESQGLLNDAGSGSLELNTSGDAAQYAEAARRFGLKEPRAINTVAAAQPL